The DNA window TACATTTAGGacttagtctttatattttaatttagcatAATTTGGTCCTCTACTTTTACAATGACattaattaatccaaataattaacatCCTTAACTATCTTGATTAAAATGATTTCACTAATTTCTCTTAAACCATACtttaatactaaatatatattatttcttgATTTTGTAATAGAAGTGTAAATGAGACACTAGTGCTTGCAAGTTACTCGAGTTTGACTTGGAAAAATAAACTCAATCCGGTAATTGTCGAGCTAAGCTCGAGCTGTCGGTCAAGCCGAATTCGAGTTTGGTAATATTTGTTTCAAACGGCTCGCCAGCCTTATTgagcttttcatattttaatgttattaaattacattattgGCTTGAAACATATTATCAACCCTAAGCTTAATTATTGAGTAGAGCTCGAGCTAAAAAATAGATGTTCGATCGAACTTGAGCCGAGTATCGAGCTTCGAATTTTGATTCGATCTCAACCTTGGCAATATTTAGGTTCAGCTCAACTTGATTACACCAAAAAATTGACCTTaacattttaaccaaaaaaaagtaTTAACTATTTCaactaactaatgatattatgTAAAGGAACCAGATTAATACTAAATTAATGTATAGATGCTAAATCCTAAATGTAAACATAATAAAGAGACTATAACcataattttatctaaaataatCTATACTTAACACAACCGTTCGTTATTTGATTAgaaaatattgatatttaaaaaaaaatttgtctatttaaattattttaaatgattatatGTTTACTTGAAAAGAAGCAGAGATAGcaaattagtatatatattatatatcgtCTGGATGCTACATGggtaaaagataaaaaaataaaaaagatattttattttttatttcctaagatatttataatttgtttttttttccatattttattggTTTAGCTCATGGTTAATATAGTTTGATCCAACAATTAAACTCAATCAGTCACAAACTCTATATTTGAGTTGAATCTGACTaattaataacaaattaattaagataaaaatgtgtttatagtttctatattttttgaaaattaggaatttagtctatatacttattttttaggaatttagctcatttattttttagattttaaaattcaagtataATTGTTAGCactgttagtttttttttttgttaaatttgttgctgtgacatttttaaattaaaaaacttatTGTTTTGGTAGCTATgtaattaaaaagtatattttaattaatcacattgattaacaaaaaaattaataatattaacagtaaggcctaaattctgaaaaatagatgaactaaatttttagaaatacaagtacagggactaaatttctatttttcaaaaagtgCAGGGATTATAGGCATATTTTAACCATTAATTAAACTGTTGGCTTGTTGCACAAGTATCCTCCTGGAAACAAATGTGATCTTAACACGTGTTGATTAGAAGCTATATTATCTTGTTTAGAGCTCGAACGTGAGTTTCAAGTCCACCCATCTTTGCACGCTTCGTTGTCCTAAAGAAGTTTAGCTAAAACAATCTTATTGTAGGAGATAGAATATTCGATACactatttgtaaaataaaataaaaatttattcttaattatcaaattaaaattttatatagtaCAATTTAAAATTagagttaatatgtaatttttctaaatttttaattaatacttgaatttttttatctaattgatACCTAAAATTGTATTTCGTGATTTAAATTGTAACTCCACATTAACATCATTAGTTTGTGTTGATTTGGTATTGATGGCTAATTTTATAGTGACACAACCTCTCAGTATGACATATAGTAGACGTAAATTTAAGTATCAACTAAGTAATTTTGGATAAGTTTAGTGGACAAACTACATGTTAGCACTTAAAAATTTAACACCATTGGATCCCGTGTGTTGGCCTAATGGTCAGAGTATTCACCGCCCCAGATATGACCTGGATTTGAGTCGCTTTACTATTAAGGTTTTGCTCTCctcttataattaaaaaaaattaacaccatgaacaaattaaaataatatatatgataaattgatataccaactaaatatttttaaacaaattcaaataataaactAGGTACtaattcttaaaattaattttcaataattcttaaaaataaaagacaaaaagGTTACGTGTGCTATGATGACTTTGTTGATAGACCACACCAGAATGTAACACAAATATTGGGTGTGGTTTCCaatcaatattaaataaatttgtgtTAACATATAGCGTGAATTGGACGGGACATAAAGAGTTGTGGAAATAAACGTGAGAGCATcaatgttggaaaattttaaagaCACCCATCAATTTGACTTTTTCTCCcgctttttattttttgtttttatatctCTGTTTTGTCAATTTTCGACTAATTTAAGGTGGAAACGTTTTACAACAGTGATACGCGGAATTTTTATTACCAAAGTTATTAACAAACCTATTATAAAACAATACGGTACTTTTGTTTCACTTAAATTATATtctaattatttatgttttagttatttacgTGATCGTTTTGTTACAAAATTGTTACTCTATCGTTAAAATCTGTTAACTCCCAAACGATAGCCAGACGTGGCAGTTAAAATAGGTTTTAAATGCTAACGTGCATGTCTAACCAAGTAAATTAATtgatgttttaattaaataaatttaattaattgaatttttaaattcaaacataAGTGATATCGTTTGGCTGGATATGCATGTTGGCATTTAATACTCACCATTGTTATATAATCTATAGATAAAATACCAATttatgtcaaagaaattgaaatataaagattaaatctaaaTTTGAACATGGAATAGAGATCAAAATTGAAACTTCGCCATTGCCATATAATCTATAGATAAAATACAGTGTCATGCCATTTTGCCATGTTCATAGTCTCTTTTTTTTCAAGACGTTTATAAATAGTTGAAAATAATCACCATTAGCCTTTCAACTAGAAataacttcttttttttattcttggGCACCTATCAGCATACAAAgggtataataataaaataacaagataACTATCACATATAAGTGTGTAAATTATTTGGACTAATCAATGCCATTGTAAAAGTGAAAgaccaaattatgtaaaaataaaatataaaaatttaaatatcagaTGTAAGTATAGTAGAGAAATCAAAactacaattttatcattatctTATGACTGAAAAGGCAAAAAATCATGTCATTAGTTTGTCCACATAATTAGCATTGTTAAtcattttgatagttgatgtggttttttttgttaaaatagtattttgataaaaaaatttcatgtaaaatttttttatcaaaataaccaacaatattaactatttggactaaacattataaaaaaaattaaaaaaacaggaccaaattattgtagaaatttgagtataaagattaaatcttaattttaggCCTAATAGAGGGAGCAAAAGTGATATTTGACCTATTTTCtgtaaaaatgcaaaaaaaaaaaaaagagaagagaaagactGAAATGTGCCTTGTAAACAATTAATTGTATAATCATTCAATATTATAACTTTacttatacatacacattttctaattaaattcgTAATGGATTGAATTCTACAATTAATTGAGTGAAGTTATATGTGGTTATAATGACATCGCTTGTAtgtacatttatttaattaaataagggTTCGTATTTGGTacagtattattttttattctataaataattttaaaaaattatcatgtgtcttttattttaaatattttactaaattttttgtAGGATTATTATCAACCCTTTAATTTTACTTGTTCACTTCACAATATACTAAATATTATTCTATTAAATAATTGTAGCTTTATTACTTGTGTAATTTATTAGATTACATTTGCATCAGCTAAATAAAGTTATGTAGACATGGACAAATCAACAAATATGAAACTTCGTATGTGATGTGCCGGTTATTTTTTAATTCCACGGTTCTCGCTATAAAAGTTTGTACGGTAGTGGACACCTAAAATAGTGTACATTGGACTGTCAACAATATTTAATCTTATCTTGGACCTCCCGACCAGAAGTTGCTGAATTTTTGAGCCATTTCTTGGAAGATTCAGCACTTTGAAATACTTCcatggatcccaatcgagttgCGTTAACATAATCCAAAGGATTATGATCCGCCGCCCCTGGAAAAGCCAGTGCACTAAACCTAACTATCAATATCATCGCTAAACCTTCTCTGTAATCTCCTCCTTTCAACAATGGCAGATAAAGACACCTCACTAACTCAAACAGTGCATTCAAGAACCTCCGAGTTCCTCCAAACGTTTCAAAGTAGTTCTTGTGTGGTTCTTCGGGCAATATCTGCAAAccccaaaatgaaaaataaattaattgttaaaatcAATCTCAGTTTCGACCATTGTTGTGCATGTTTAATTCAAACCATTCACCTGTCCTTTATAGCAGCTGTTGAAGTAAAGGCAAGTTCCAAAATGGGTGTAAAGGGAAGTTACAGGATCGTCGAAAGGCAATCTGGTAATCAAATCATTGCAGTAAACAAATCTCAAATATTTAACGCCATATCTATCCAGCACTTGTTCTTCCATGAAACTTTTAAACTTGCCATCTCCAACTCTGGGTTGTCCAAACGTGTAAATCCCTTCCAATCTCTCCAGCAACTTTGTTTCTCCATGCAATGCCAAGATCGCAGGGAACAATACCGCCAATGCACCGCCGAGACTGTGACCGGTCACCATGAACTTGGTTTCTTTGTTTAAATCTATCCTTTCTTTAAGCTTATCTCTTATGGCATAATAAGCCAAGTTCTTGTCTCGTTTATCGGCAGGGAGATGAGGTGGCCAACCATGTTCCATTACTAAGCCTAAAGCTTTCATAAATCCGCCATGGATCTTCCCCATTTCCGGGTTTTCAAAGCAGGAGATATCGAAATCTGTACACCAATCGTATGCGTTGAAAGCTTCTGTTCCTCTGAAAGATACCACTATCATATTCACCCTTTCATCATAAGACATGAAGCCTTGGGTATGACAATTCTCTAAATAATCTGtccaaatttaatataattaattttgtgtatataaatttgaaattaatacaaaagaaacaaaaatagaaatggaATTTGATACCATTCCAAAAGTCGGTGTCCATATCAATGAATTCCATCTGCACCATGTACATTCTTCAAAGTGAGATAAACAAGTTATATCATCCATAATTAAGAGGCAGGAAGGAAAATTACCTTCCAATGTTGTTCAACTGTGTTCCTAATAAAGCCCTTATTCTCATAAGCTAGTTTAGCCGCCATTATAGCCAGTGCTGAATTATATCTCGCATTTCCAGGTTCTATCTTCTCATCTAATTTAACCCGTTTGTCTATATACCCCGCGAACGACATAAAATCATCTGATTTACGCTTTGGAATTTTCACTTTACCTATATACTTACAAATTAATAtgttaatgaaatatttttttatcattacatAATTGAGAAGGGAAAGGGAGATAATAAGGTTTGAATTCGTATTATATAAGTATCAAATAAGAGTTCTAACTATTGCTACAAATAAACTTTGGCAAATTGAATTTTAACATAATAATCTCATCTCAAAATTTATGACTAAAAATATTCAACAtatacatattaaaatttggtgCAAGCGTTCGTGTTGGGCTGACGTATGTATATCATACATGTTTACTTAAGTATAGTCTTGTAATAAAAATAGGtcaatttattcatatttgtaaattgctaaccttaaattaatttaaatttaataatatattttgtttaaaataattttatcttactcaaattctaatataaaaaatttaaaataattttttttaaaattgaataaaatcaatatttttatcgAAAAGATAATGTAacatgaaagaaaagaaagaaaggagtgACTAACATCGCAGAGTGTTGAAGAAGAGCATGAAAATGTTGGTGTTAAAGGAGACGAGGTTCAACCACATCTCCAGCTTTTGTCCAAAGCATTTCAAGGGTTTGGCAGCATGGAGCAGACCCTTTTGAGCTGAGAGCGAGGCGATGGCAAGTCCCTTTTCAATGAAATCTTCCTTTTCATCACTTTCTCGTATATAAAAGTAATCGCTTTCCTCCATTCTTTTGCTCCATAATAATCGAACAACCTTCCGTATACTCACTTCATCTGGTTTCAGCATTAAATAATGGTCTGCTTGGTATTTGTTAACAGCCATGGCTTTAATTAACCAGACAAAAAACACacagaagaagaagagaataCTAGGCTTTGGTTTGATTTGGGTGTGAATTTCATAACCTATTATCAGCTGCTTAAATATTGTCGCAAACTTACATTTGCATTGCGGGATATATGCTTTGCTTTCTCACTCATCAAAGGAATTGAAAACCATAGGAATAAGGAATTTATAGATGGGGTAAAATAAAGTAGAAACATTCAACTATATTTAACCAAAGGCTCTTCAGCATTTGCTAATGTGTAATTAGCTCCTTAATCAATGCATGTGTCACGTTTGATAAATTAAATCATagatcatttatttcatttgggTTAATATCCAATCACCTTTAATAAGCAGCATTTTATATGTTTTGAATCTTATATAGAAGTTGCAACCTAATTGAATCTACAACTTAATTGATTTGTATAATCATATCATTAAGAGTTAGCATTTAGCAAGAAAAAAGAAGTTGAGTAAAAGAGGAGGATCATGACATGGCGATTGCTTTTACATTTAGCAAATGGAGATTCGGATTCtaataataaagttttaatttgttTGGTCAAGAATAACAagattgaaatgaatatatatatcccAAGAGTGACAATTTGGGAAAGCACTGGTTCTACAACTACATGAGAAACACATTTCACTCCATTTCATGTAACACATGGGAGACAAGCTAAACAAAATTTATCATACAAATCAACTTGGGCTTTTTACACCTCTGAAATCTTTGCCAGCCACAAATGTTAAATTTTGGGTTCATACTTTTGGGCCGAGGGAGCCATAAAATTAAGGATAAGTTTAGATGGACGGCGTGTTTATCTGCGGTTAATGTAAAAACAGCAgtgacggtgagattagatactgtaatgtgagacaaaaagtaaactaaatacactgcactatatatatattcaggGTGAGATAAGTTTGTATGAACGGCGTGTTTAtctgcagttagtgtaaaaatacCCTTAACTATATATATTCACAATATTATGCTCCGTAATGACATAAATATGAAGTTTTGATGTTTTCAATAATGTTGGAAGTAAAAGGATTAGAATTATGGAATCGTTTCCTCGGATGGAAGAAAAACATCGGAGGAACCAAGACGAGTAGAGTTAACATAATCTTGAGTAGAATGAGCTGAAACTCCAGGGATCACCAATCCAATTATCCTAAAAACTCTTAAAAACCAACCTTCTTTGTACTCCGCTCCTTTTGAATAACATATAGTGAAGCTTCTTATCAACTCACAAATGGCGTTTATCATCATTGGTATTGCCGACAACGGTGAGAAATAGTTCTTGTTTGGTATTTCTGCTACAACCTGCCACAAAAACTACACATTTATTACTTGCAACCTTTTTTTGTTTATCAAATGAAAGATAGAAAGGGACAATGTCTTACCTTTCCTTGATAGTGCCTGTTATAGTAGACGCAGGTGCCAAAGTGCTTGAACAAAAGATCCTTGTCATCGTATGGCAACCTCGGCACCATATCATTGCAATAAACAATTCTGAAATAATGTATTTTATGTTCTTCCAACTTGCTTTCCATGTATTTCCCGAACTTCTCGTCCCCGACTCTAGGTTGGCCATATGTATAAACCCCTTCTAATCTCTGCAACAACAATTTCTCTTCATGGAGAaacaaaattgaaggaaaaagaatGGCTAATGCCCCGCCCAAACTATGACCTGTCAATATATACTTTGTGTTTTCACTTTCGCTCAAGAGTGCTTTTAACTTGTCTCTAACGAAATAATAAGCTAAGGGTTCTTTCCGGGTTTCGTTTGCTTTGTATTCCATTGGCCACCCTACGTTCTTTTGTAACCCTAGAGCTTTCATAAATCCGCCATGGATTTTCCCCATTCCTTGAAGCTCATACCAAGACAAATCGAAGTCCGAACACCATGCATCTGCATCGAATGGCTCCGTTCCTCTAAAGGCAACAACTATGGTGTCATGGTTTTCACTTTTATCACGCATAAAGAAGAGTTGCGTCGTGGCTTTTTCTTGGTAATCTGCCAAACCAAACACACGCAAACAAATGGTGATGCATCCCCATTGCGGATTTAAGTCTAACAAACTTGAAGAAATTATCTGGTCTTACCATTCCAGTGATCAAAAAACCCCAAGTACTCCATCTGCCAAAAGATTACAAAAGGAGTTAATTATTTGtcatatttcaataaaatttctctCAGTTCTTTCATATATACCTTCCAATGATCCTTGACAATAGTTTCAATGTAGGCTCGATTCTCATACGACGCTTTGGAAGCCATCATCGACAGTGCCGAATAATAGTGGCATCCATGTTCGGGTTTGATCTTACTGTCCAGCTTCATTCTCTTGTCCATATTACCGATGAAAGAGATGAATGTTGCCGAATCTTTATCTGGCTTCTTAGTCTTTCCTGTATGGAAATGGGGAAAAAAGATTACATTATTGATTGTTCGACACGCAGAACTGTTATGTTACGTACTCAGGTATGATCGTTCCAAATAAGTATATGTATGTTGAActcttttttaagttttgatggatctTCAGAAGattatattcttttatatatacaCCCAAAAATGCCACACAAGTCAATCTTTACATAAGCATCTTTTTACATGTCAATCTTATTTTCGCACCAAATCCCTTCAAACATGGTCTCTTTCTAATCAAACCACCATAAAATTCATTCCAGAAAATGCAGGTTCATGAATTAAGATATCAGAAAACATTAAGTCATACTTTTTAGGTTTTCTATCTTTACTTATTTCCTTTTGATTCATCCTTTCTGTACTGGGTTTTCTTCTGTGATTCTCTAGTGGTTAGGAAGAGGGAAGACGGAGGGAGAAGGAAGGCAAGATAGAGATGCATGTGACGAATTAGAAATAAGAAGTGACATGTAAAAAACACTTATTATTGGAAGGGACCATGTAATAATTTCTCCAGAAATAAAGCGGTACAAAAATGTTTGATTGATTTAGTTTTAGTTTACGCAAGCCTCACTATTATTTAATATCACcactatttgtttatatttatatttttataattaaatttaaatattttactattaatttttttttaagacaAAAGATGCAGATGAGGAGACTTGAACTAGGACTTTTActatattcaattttaattaagaaaaaaggaaGAGGCTGCTAAGTGACGGTAGTAAAATAGCGGAGCAGGGTAGGTAGGCTTTGGTGCACCACCGACATGGGCCCACATTCATCGTTTTAAATAATAGTGGACCAGGTAAGCTTTGGTGTACCAaactattatttaatttatatccataaaaataatcaatttgattttttttaaatttttgtcttatattattttttaaataaaacaattaataattaataattaaaatgaacCTAGTTTCCAAAACTCAATATTAGTCAAGATTTGTGTACGAGTGATTTATCATTTCACCTATGatttaatcaataaatatatattttttataaattctttCACCCATATCCTATCATAAtttagaaaagtaaaaaaaaaatgtaatggggatttttctaataatattgTCTTAAATTCTCTTCGTGTCTTAtcattatatttaacaaataactattttataaaaagaattacCTACTTTAAAtaactttttcttaaataatCGATTCAAATAAGTCCCTTATttaataaaaactactaaaattttatattatttttataagtatatattattAAACTTTTCACCCATATTATATTACAGATAATTTATGAACCCATTTTAATATGAATTACTTTTTGCCAGTATAACGAAGAttaaaagcatcattaaaaaaatagttaaagttTTTTATTAAGTATCTTTATGATGCCTTATATATTGAATCTATGGGttttttattttctagaattttatcttttttatttaaaaaataaataaattaattttatatgttaacatgAGATACACGTGATGTACCATGTGTAATTGTCTGGTTATTCTGTGAACTCTTAATAGTAGAGATGAAAGGTCCAATTtaccaattaatttaatatacaaaGTTTAATCTTATCATTACAAATTTTGATAATGTATTGTACCACTAGCTTTCCTTTTGGTTTTCTCACACAGTAAGTCAACAAAAGAATCAATCCCACAAACCAATAAAAGTAAAAAGGCAATGTTCTGTTCACTTTCCAAGTTTAAAGGAAACATTAAAAGTTTTTACTATTAGCTtcctttataataaaaaaaattatacaattaacTCTGAAACTAAAGTCATCACGTAATAAATTAACG is part of the Gossypium hirsutum isolate 1008001.06 chromosome D11, Gossypium_hirsutum_v2.1, whole genome shotgun sequence genome and encodes:
- the LOC107911983 gene encoding triacylglycerol lipase OBL1; translated protein: MAVNKYQADHYLMLKPDEVSIRKVVRLLWSKRMEESDYFYIRESDEKEDFIEKGLAIASLSAQKGLLHAAKPLKCFGQKLEMWLNLVSFNTNIFMLFFNTLRCKVKIPKRKSDDFMSFAGYIDKRVKLDEKIEPGNARYNSALAIMAAKLAYENKGFIRNTVEQHWKMEFIDMDTDFWNDYLENCHTQGFMSYDERVNMIVVSFRGTEAFNAYDWCTDFDISCFENPEMGKIHGGFMKALGLVMEHGWPPHLPADKRDKNLAYYAIRDKLKERIDLNKETKFMVTGHSLGGALAVLFPAILALHGETKLLERLEGIYTFGQPRVGDGKFKSFMEEQVLDRYGVKYLRFVYCNDLITRLPFDDPVTSLYTHFGTCLYFNSCYKGQILPEEPHKNYFETFGGTRRFLNALFELVRCLYLPLLKGGDYREGLAMILIVRFSALAFPGAADHNPLDYVNATRLGSMEVFQSAESSKKWLKNSATSGREVQDKIKYC
- the LOC121223651 gene encoding triacylglycerol lipase OBL1, coding for MEKQEESRECDKGFSCSFMLLKPEEVKLIDLFRILFSSNLEDRKFVDSSSETEESFRYRWLIFISILAQKMLMLTSKPMAWMGSKIEMLLNLLAINNFLVLLRGKTKKPDKDSATFISFIGNMDKRMKLDSKIKPEHGCHYYSALSMMASKASYENRAYIETIVKDHWKMEYLGFFDHWNDYQEKATTQLFFMRDKSENHDTIVVAFRGTEPFDADAWCSDFDLSWYELQGMGKIHGGFMKALGLQKNVGWPMEYKANETRKEPLAYYFVRDKLKALLSESENTKYILTGHSLGGALAILFPSILFLHEEKLLLQRLEGVYTYGQPRVGDEKFGKYMESKLEEHKIHYFRIVYCNDMVPRLPYDDKDLLFKHFGTCVYYNRHYQGKVVAEIPNKNYFSPLSAIPMMINAICELIRSFTICYSKGAEYKEGWFLRVFRIIGLVIPGVSAHSTQDYVNSTRLGSSDVFLPSEETIP